A stretch of the Anaeromyxobacter sp. genome encodes the following:
- a CDS encoding triphosphoribosyl-dephospho-CoA synthase yields MARLAGALEWGLRHELWLTPKPGLVDRRDAGSHPDLTFELMERSVTLVGGYLRAVAASLAGGEPLDAQVALGRAAEARMLAAMGANTHRGAIFLGGLTLVARHRAGPSQPARPGEPGGAPGTEEAALRAAMGEAARALQQEHRAPRSHGEAARRAFGVGGVLGEARAGLPSVFTAALPAWRAARARGRDQETAAFAALAALMLVVEDTTALHRGGAAGLARLRRDGRELSRRLEAGQDHLVFLAEANVAWRAARLTMGGVADLLGVALGLLVETGELGAHPTRTRAPDPGRR; encoded by the coding sequence CTGGCGCGGCTGGCCGGCGCGCTCGAGTGGGGCCTGCGCCACGAGCTCTGGCTCACGCCCAAGCCCGGCCTGGTGGACCGCCGCGACGCCGGGTCCCACCCGGACCTGACCTTCGAGCTGATGGAGCGCTCGGTGACGCTGGTGGGCGGCTACCTGCGCGCGGTGGCGGCCTCGCTGGCGGGCGGCGAGCCGCTCGACGCGCAGGTGGCGCTCGGGCGGGCGGCCGAGGCGCGCATGCTGGCCGCCATGGGCGCCAACACCCACCGCGGCGCCATCTTCCTGGGCGGACTCACCCTGGTGGCGCGCCACCGCGCCGGGCCCAGCCAGCCCGCCCGGCCAGGCGAGCCGGGCGGGGCGCCGGGGACCGAGGAGGCGGCCCTGCGCGCCGCCATGGGCGAGGCGGCCCGCGCCCTCCAGCAGGAGCACCGGGCGCCGCGGAGCCACGGCGAGGCGGCCAGGCGCGCCTTCGGCGTGGGGGGCGTGCTCGGCGAGGCGCGGGCCGGGCTCCCCTCGGTCTTCACGGCGGCGCTGCCGGCCTGGCGCGCCGCCCGGGCGCGCGGCCGCGACCAGGAGACCGCCGCCTTCGCGGCGCTGGCGGCCCTCATGCTGGTGGTGGAGGACACCACCGCGCTCCACCGCGGCGGCGCGGCCGGCCTGGCGCGGCTGCGCCGCGACGGCCGGGAGCTCTCGCGCCGCCTCGAGGCCGGCCAGGACCACCTGGTCTTCCTGGCCGAGGCCAACGTGGCCTGGCGGGCCGCGCGGCTCACCATGGGCGGGGTGGCGGACCTCCTGGGCGTGGCGCTGGGGTTGCTGGTGGAGACCGGGGAGCTTGGGGCGCACCCCACCCGGACGCGTGCCCCCGATCCCGGCCGGCGCTAG
- a CDS encoding citrate lyase holo-[acyl-carrier protein] synthase produces MAGQAGPGAALLAARDARQALLAAHRPPAGEVLVAVALNVPGPEKEPPGALELQAWALAQLAGALPGARPVHSGGDALGPFALLAVPGQAAAVKRACLDVEERRPAARLVDLDVYDPAGRQLDRAALGLAPRACLLCPAPAVECIRLGRHPLPEVLDRVRGLLGEA; encoded by the coding sequence GTGGCGGGCCAGGCGGGCCCCGGCGCGGCGCTGCTGGCGGCCCGCGACGCGCGGCAGGCGCTGCTGGCGGCGCACCGCCCTCCCGCCGGGGAGGTGCTGGTGGCGGTGGCGCTCAACGTCCCCGGGCCGGAGAAGGAGCCGCCGGGCGCGCTCGAGCTGCAGGCCTGGGCCCTGGCCCAGCTGGCGGGCGCCCTGCCCGGCGCGCGGCCGGTCCACTCCGGCGGCGACGCGCTCGGCCCCTTCGCCCTGCTGGCCGTGCCGGGCCAGGCCGCGGCGGTGAAGCGGGCCTGCCTCGACGTGGAGGAGCGGCGCCCGGCGGCGCGGCTGGTGGACCTGGACGTGTACGACCCCGCCGGGCGGCAGCTGGACCGGGCCGCCCTCGGCCTGGCGCCGCGCGCCTGCCTGCTGTGCCCCGCCCCGGCCGTGGAGTGCATCCGGCTGGGGCGCCACCCGCTGCCGGAGGTGCTCGACCGTGTCCGAGGCCTGCTCGGCGAGGCCTGA
- the citF gene encoding citrate lyase subunit alpha, translating to MARNALGRELPATFDGKVVVPYRDPWSVRPTGDRATRALKRVDPGQSKVCQNLQEAIERCGLRDGMTIATHHHLRNGDFLLNHVVRMIDHMGLKDITIASSSVHPVHAELIPLIREGVVGRLECGVNGLIGELCSKGELRCPITVRSHGGRVRSIVTGQVPIDVAFIAAPCCDEYGNMSGALGPSAFGSLGYAHTDAEYARHVIAVTDNLVPFPATPISIGQASVDWVVRMERLGDPKKIVSTTTRVTTDPVGLQIARYATQVIEASGYLRDGFAFQTGSGGTSLAVAENVRNLMRRQKIKGSFGCGGITGYFVDMLEEGLFQALFDVQCFDLNAVESIRRNRNHLEISADTYANPFNSGAVVNKLDVVILGATEVDVDFNVNANTESNGYLLHNTGGHSDTAAGAKLAIIVAPSMRGRLPIVRDAVTTITTPGATVGAVVTERGIAVNDRYPELKAELLRRQAPVKDIRQLQREIQAVTGAPRPLEFEDEVVALIEYRDGTIIDAVRRVRG from the coding sequence ATGGCTAGGAACGCGCTGGGCCGCGAGCTGCCGGCCACCTTCGACGGCAAGGTGGTGGTCCCCTACCGCGATCCGTGGTCGGTGCGGCCCACCGGCGACCGGGCCACCCGGGCGCTGAAGCGGGTGGACCCGGGCCAGTCGAAGGTCTGCCAGAACCTGCAGGAGGCCATCGAGCGCTGCGGCCTGCGAGACGGCATGACCATCGCCACGCACCACCACCTGCGCAACGGCGACTTCCTGCTCAACCACGTGGTCCGCATGATCGACCACATGGGGCTCAAGGACATCACCATCGCCTCGTCGTCGGTCCACCCGGTGCACGCCGAGCTGATCCCGCTCATCCGCGAGGGCGTCGTCGGCCGGCTGGAGTGCGGCGTCAACGGGCTCATCGGCGAGCTCTGCTCCAAGGGCGAGCTGCGCTGCCCCATCACGGTGCGCTCCCACGGCGGGCGGGTCCGCTCCATCGTCACCGGGCAGGTGCCCATCGACGTGGCCTTCATCGCCGCCCCCTGCTGCGACGAGTACGGCAACATGAGCGGGGCGCTCGGCCCCTCGGCCTTCGGCAGCCTGGGCTACGCCCACACCGACGCGGAGTACGCCCGCCACGTCATCGCCGTCACCGACAACCTGGTCCCCTTCCCCGCCACCCCCATCTCCATCGGCCAGGCCAGCGTGGACTGGGTGGTCAGGATGGAGCGGCTGGGCGATCCCAAGAAGATCGTCTCCACCACCACCCGCGTCACCACCGACCCGGTGGGCCTGCAGATCGCCCGCTACGCCACCCAGGTGATCGAGGCCTCCGGCTACCTGCGCGACGGCTTCGCCTTCCAGACCGGCTCGGGCGGCACCTCGCTGGCGGTGGCCGAGAACGTCCGCAACCTGATGCGGCGCCAGAAGATCAAGGGCAGCTTCGGCTGCGGCGGCATCACCGGCTACTTCGTCGACATGCTGGAGGAGGGGCTCTTCCAGGCGCTCTTCGACGTGCAGTGCTTCGACCTCAACGCCGTCGAGTCGATCCGGAGGAACCGCAACCACCTCGAGATCAGCGCCGACACCTACGCCAACCCCTTCAACTCGGGCGCCGTGGTCAACAAGCTCGACGTGGTGATCCTGGGGGCCACCGAGGTGGACGTGGACTTCAACGTCAACGCCAACACCGAGTCCAACGGCTACCTGCTGCACAACACCGGCGGCCACAGCGACACCGCCGCCGGGGCCAAGCTGGCCATCATCGTGGCCCCCTCCATGCGCGGGCGGCTCCCCATCGTGCGCGACGCCGTCACCACCATCACCACCCCGGGCGCCACGGTGGGCGCGGTGGTCACCGAGCGCGGCATCGCGGTGAACGACCGCTACCCCGAGCTGAAGGCCGAGCTCCTGCGCCGCCAGGCGCCGGTCAAGGACATCCGCCAGCTGCAGCGCGAGATCCAGGCGGTCACCGGGGCGCCCCGCCCGCTCGAGTTCGAGGACGAGGTGGTGGCGCTCATCGAGTACCGCGACGGCACCATCATCGACGCGGTCCGGCGGGTGAGGGGCTGA
- a CDS encoding HpcH/HpaI aldolase/citrate lyase family protein, producing MGSLHHREASLGHLKRDPAVAGASRLRRSLLYVPGNMPSMLQNIPIFAADAVIIDLEDAVPLGEKDAARRLVRRFLETYLDRRQEVLVRINPLDTTWGAQDLAEVLPALPDGIRLPKADTPEIVERLDTLLTEHEEALGLEVGRFRVLPSIESALGVINCIDIAATSPRILGLAFGAEDYTASMEIERSKGGEELFNARSRVVWAAKAAGVQAIDSIFADVKDMDGFRRETELVKALGYTGKSLVNPRQIEAVHEVFAPKAEEIEYALAVVDAIQRARQMGTGVISLGGKMVDAPVVKRAMRVLRTAHAQGLVDTAPDEAVLHG from the coding sequence ATGGGCTCCCTGCACCACCGCGAGGCCTCGCTGGGCCACCTGAAGCGGGACCCGGCCGTCGCGGGCGCCTCCCGGCTGCGCCGCTCGCTCCTCTACGTGCCGGGCAACATGCCCAGCATGCTGCAGAACATCCCCATCTTCGCCGCCGACGCGGTCATCATCGACCTCGAGGACGCCGTGCCGCTCGGCGAGAAGGACGCGGCCCGCCGCCTGGTGCGGCGCTTCCTGGAGACCTACCTCGACCGGCGCCAGGAGGTGCTGGTGCGCATCAACCCGCTCGACACCACCTGGGGCGCCCAGGACCTGGCCGAGGTGCTGCCGGCGCTGCCCGACGGCATCCGCCTGCCCAAGGCCGACACGCCCGAGATCGTGGAGCGGCTCGACACCCTGCTGACCGAGCACGAGGAGGCGCTGGGGCTGGAGGTGGGGCGCTTCCGGGTGCTGCCCTCCATCGAGAGCGCGCTCGGGGTCATCAACTGCATCGACATCGCCGCCACCTCGCCCCGCATCCTGGGGCTGGCCTTCGGAGCCGAGGACTACACCGCGTCGATGGAGATCGAGCGCTCCAAGGGCGGCGAGGAGCTCTTCAACGCCCGCTCCCGCGTGGTCTGGGCCGCCAAGGCGGCCGGGGTGCAGGCCATCGACAGCATCTTCGCCGACGTCAAGGACATGGACGGCTTCCGGCGCGAGACCGAGCTGGTCAAGGCGCTCGGCTACACCGGCAAGTCGCTGGTCAACCCGCGGCAGATCGAGGCGGTGCACGAGGTGTTCGCGCCCAAGGCCGAGGAGATCGAGTACGCCCTGGCGGTGGTCGACGCCATCCAGCGGGCCCGCCAGATGGGCACCGGCGTCATCTCGCTGGGGGGCAAGATGGTGGACGCGCCGGTGGTGAAGCGCGCCATGCGGGTGCTGCGCACGGCGCACGCCCAGGGGCTGGTGGACACGGCCCCGGACGAGGCGGTGCTGCATGGCTAG
- a CDS encoding DNA-binding protein — protein sequence MDGYWFKQVEQGRRFVLKIKPGEPLQQRLLEFARAVELRHAVVVSAVGSIQDLEFRGIKAGARLPMTPARMHLHLVEGPLELLGLTGNILPDEQGQLDCHLHVMAARSSGDVLGGHLFSARVFATCEVVLSELNAEGLERHLSRTGGVPTVFIEEG from the coding sequence ATGGACGGCTACTGGTTCAAGCAGGTGGAGCAGGGGCGGCGCTTCGTCCTCAAGATCAAGCCGGGCGAGCCGCTGCAGCAGCGGCTGCTGGAGTTCGCCCGGGCCGTCGAGCTGCGCCACGCGGTGGTGGTCTCGGCGGTGGGGTCCATCCAGGACCTGGAGTTCCGCGGCATCAAGGCCGGCGCCCGGCTGCCCATGACCCCGGCGCGCATGCACCTGCACCTGGTGGAGGGGCCGCTCGAGCTCCTGGGGCTGACCGGAAACATCCTGCCGGACGAGCAGGGCCAGCTCGACTGCCACCTGCACGTCATGGCGGCCCGCTCCTCCGGCGACGTGCTGGGCGGGCACCTCTTCTCGGCGCGCGTCTTCGCCACCTGCGAGGTGGTGCTCTCCGAGCTCAACGCCGAGGGGCTGGAGCGCCACCTGTCGCGCACCGGCGGCGTGCCCACCGTCTTCATCGAGGAGGGCTGA
- the citD gene encoding citrate lyase acyl carrier protein, which produces MNITKKAQAGTMQSSDLMVALEPAEALTVEIESTVKKQFEHLIRQVADGVLAAHGVTAGRVRITDRGALDYAIQARLETALRRASEG; this is translated from the coding sequence ATGAACATCACGAAGAAGGCGCAGGCCGGCACCATGCAGTCGAGCGACCTGATGGTGGCGCTCGAGCCGGCCGAGGCGCTCACGGTGGAGATCGAGTCCACCGTCAAGAAGCAGTTCGAGCACCTCATCCGCCAGGTGGCGGACGGGGTGCTGGCCGCCCACGGCGTCACCGCCGGGCGGGTCCGCATCACCGACCGCGGGGCGCTCGACTACGCCATCCAGGCGCGGCTCGAGACGGCGCTGCGTCGCGCCTCGGAGGGGTAG
- a CDS encoding citrate lyase ligase, translating into MVVDLMGGADRARARAFVEAQGLRFEEPLDDLMGAFEDGALVATGARTGDVLKLIALDPAHQGAGLLGEVVGALVTRGLAAGHQGLFVFTRPEHAQSFEALTFSLLASHATVALLEYGRRFEAWLAACGPLRRPPAPGGAGAVVMNCNPFTLGHQWLVEQAAARVETLYLFVVREDRSAFPFEVRDRLVRAGTRHLPNVVVLDTSRYAVSALTFPSYFLAKGAPVEAIQLELDLALFGQRVAPAFGVTRRFFGSEPTCPTTRAYNGAMLRLLPVYGVEPVELPRLEAGGGPISASTVRAALLRGDDAALKVLVPGTTLAYLRSPEGRALAARLGHTQGSTG; encoded by the coding sequence ATGGTGGTGGACCTGATGGGCGGCGCCGACCGGGCGCGGGCGCGAGCCTTCGTCGAGGCGCAGGGCCTGCGCTTCGAGGAGCCGCTCGACGACCTCATGGGCGCCTTCGAGGACGGGGCGCTGGTGGCCACCGGCGCGCGGACCGGCGACGTGCTGAAGCTCATCGCCCTCGATCCGGCCCACCAGGGGGCCGGCCTGCTGGGCGAGGTGGTGGGCGCGCTGGTGACGCGCGGCCTGGCCGCCGGCCACCAGGGGCTCTTCGTCTTCACCAGGCCGGAGCACGCCCAGAGCTTCGAGGCCCTCACCTTCTCGCTGCTGGCCAGCCACGCCACGGTGGCGCTGCTGGAGTACGGGCGGCGCTTCGAGGCCTGGCTGGCGGCCTGCGGCCCGCTGCGGCGCCCGCCCGCGCCGGGCGGCGCCGGCGCGGTGGTGATGAACTGCAACCCCTTCACCCTGGGCCACCAGTGGCTGGTGGAGCAGGCGGCGGCGCGGGTGGAGACGCTCTACCTCTTCGTGGTCCGGGAGGATCGCTCGGCCTTCCCGTTCGAGGTGCGCGACCGGCTGGTGCGGGCCGGGACCCGCCACCTGCCGAACGTGGTGGTGCTCGACACCTCCCGCTACGCGGTGAGCGCGCTCACCTTCCCCTCCTACTTCCTCGCCAAGGGCGCGCCGGTGGAGGCCATCCAGCTGGAGCTGGACCTGGCCCTCTTCGGGCAGCGCGTCGCCCCGGCCTTCGGGGTGACCCGCCGCTTCTTCGGCAGCGAGCCCACCTGCCCGACCACACGCGCCTACAACGGCGCCATGCTGCGCCTGCTGCCGGTCTACGGGGTCGAGCCGGTCGAGCTGCCGCGGCTGGAGGCGGGCGGCGGCCCCATCAGCGCCTCCACCGTCCGGGCGGCGCTGCTGCGCGGCGACGACGCGGCGCTGAAGGTCCTCGTACCCGGGACCACCCTGGCCTATCTTCGGTCGCCCGAGGGGCGCGCCCTGGCGGCGCGGCTCGGGCACACGCAGGGGAGCACGGGATGA
- a CDS encoding metallophosphoesterase, translated as MARPLSFLLFFAVALAVLGGMHGYLWLRLVRDTGLPEPWRRLATWALVLAALLVPAGMFAARLAGQHISRVLPLAAFVWMGLSFLIFAALLVADAGRLLAWGATQLGDWVRNAPDAPPDPARRQLLARAVAGGALVAAGAAGAASLRSAAGPAVIEEVPVRLARLPRALSGFTLAQVTDLHVGPTIREREVRRVVEQVNGLRPDAVVITGDLVDGSTRELGPIVAELGRLSARHGVYFVTGNHEYYSGVEAWADFLAGLGVRVLRNQRVALGDGAPGGATFDLAGVNDWSAGPAGTPHGMDLPRALAGRDPERSLVLLAHQPRGVDEAVRQGVELQVSGHTHGGQLFPWNFAVRAAFPYVKGLYRAQGAPEGQVYVSRGTGYWGPPMRLGSPPEITRLVLTS; from the coding sequence GTGGCTCGCCCGCTCTCCTTCCTGCTCTTCTTCGCCGTGGCGCTCGCCGTCCTGGGCGGCATGCACGGCTACCTGTGGCTCCGGCTGGTGCGCGACACCGGGCTGCCCGAGCCCTGGCGCCGCCTCGCCACCTGGGCGCTGGTGCTGGCGGCGCTGCTGGTGCCGGCCGGCATGTTCGCGGCGCGGCTGGCCGGGCAGCACATCAGCAGGGTCCTCCCGCTGGCCGCCTTCGTCTGGATGGGGCTCTCCTTCCTGATCTTCGCCGCCCTGCTGGTGGCCGACGCCGGGCGGCTGCTGGCCTGGGGCGCCACCCAGCTGGGCGACTGGGTGCGGAACGCGCCGGACGCGCCGCCGGATCCGGCCCGGCGCCAGCTGCTGGCCCGGGCGGTGGCGGGCGGGGCGCTGGTGGCGGCGGGCGCCGCCGGGGCGGCCTCCCTGCGCAGCGCCGCCGGCCCGGCGGTGATCGAGGAGGTGCCGGTGCGGCTGGCCCGGCTGCCACGAGCGCTCTCCGGCTTCACCCTGGCGCAGGTCACCGACCTGCACGTCGGCCCCACCATCCGCGAGCGGGAGGTGCGCCGCGTGGTGGAGCAGGTCAACGGGCTCCGGCCCGACGCGGTGGTCATCACCGGCGACCTGGTGGACGGCAGCACGCGCGAGCTCGGGCCCATCGTGGCCGAGCTGGGCCGGCTGTCGGCGCGCCACGGCGTCTACTTCGTCACCGGCAACCACGAGTACTACTCGGGCGTCGAGGCCTGGGCGGACTTCCTGGCCGGGCTGGGCGTCCGCGTGCTCCGCAACCAGCGGGTGGCCCTGGGCGACGGGGCGCCCGGCGGCGCCACCTTCGACCTGGCCGGGGTGAACGACTGGAGCGCCGGACCGGCCGGCACGCCGCACGGCATGGACCTCCCGCGGGCGCTCGCGGGGCGGGATCCGGAGCGCAGCCTGGTGCTGCTGGCGCACCAGCCGCGCGGGGTGGACGAGGCGGTGCGGCAGGGCGTGGAGCTGCAGGTCTCCGGGCACACCCACGGCGGCCAGCTCTTCCCGTGGAACTTCGCGGTGCGCGCCGCCTTCCCCTACGTGAAGGGGCTCTACCGGGCCCAGGGCGCCCCCGAGGGGCAGGTCTACGTGTCGCGCGGCACCGGCTACTGGGGGCCGCCCATGCGGCTCGGATCGCCGCCGGAGATCACCCGGCTGGTGCTGACGTCGTAG
- a CDS encoding PQQ-dependent sugar dehydrogenase, translating to MRLHRPLGLALLLLGCGPGADAAPPPPPGTAVVATDLVTGLGPVTDLAFLPDGRLVLVEKTGAVRLRGADGALTTAGTFRVDARSEKGLLGVVVDPAFETTRRLVFYLSLADADGGTDLDRHRVVSVPLTAAGTLDLAARAVLLSGLRGPANHDGGGLAVGPDGLLYVGVGDTGCNSGRPPEPPATPTNHFATCLGNANGKILRVALDGAVPAGNPLASVAAATACGAGCGDAPAGLAAPRREIYAWGFRNPWRLAFDPDGGRLWVGDVGEVTYEEVTLVEAGRHHGWPWREGAAGWPRSKCRETTPDAGDCVEPAYTCRHGAAAGGVDGDCTSITGGVFLPGPRWPAPWRGRYLFADNANGRLWTLDVDAARTGVVAGSRREVHRISGGAPVSLRVGPDGDVYAAVLPGRVVRLSPAPAP from the coding sequence ATGCGCCTCCACCGCCCGCTGGGCCTGGCCCTCCTCCTGCTCGGCTGCGGCCCCGGCGCCGACGCCGCCCCCCCTCCGCCCCCCGGCACCGCGGTGGTCGCCACCGACCTCGTCACCGGGCTCGGCCCCGTCACCGACCTCGCCTTCCTGCCCGACGGCCGGCTGGTGCTGGTGGAGAAGACCGGCGCCGTGCGGCTGCGCGGCGCCGACGGCGCGCTCACCACGGCCGGCACCTTCCGGGTGGACGCGCGCAGCGAGAAGGGGCTGCTCGGCGTGGTGGTGGACCCGGCCTTCGAGACCACCCGGCGCCTGGTCTTCTACCTCTCGCTGGCCGACGCCGACGGCGGTACCGACCTCGACCGCCACCGGGTGGTCTCGGTGCCGCTCACCGCCGCGGGGACGCTCGACCTGGCCGCCCGCGCGGTGCTGCTCTCCGGCCTGCGCGGGCCCGCCAACCACGATGGCGGCGGCCTGGCCGTCGGGCCGGACGGCCTGCTCTACGTCGGGGTGGGGGACACCGGCTGCAACAGCGGCCGCCCACCCGAGCCGCCGGCCACGCCCACCAACCACTTCGCGACCTGCCTCGGCAACGCCAACGGCAAGATCCTGCGGGTGGCGCTCGACGGCGCCGTCCCGGCCGGCAACCCGCTGGCCTCGGTGGCCGCCGCCACCGCCTGCGGGGCCGGCTGCGGCGACGCGCCGGCCGGGCTGGCCGCGCCGCGCCGCGAGATCTACGCCTGGGGGTTCCGCAACCCGTGGCGCCTGGCCTTCGACCCGGACGGCGGGCGGCTCTGGGTGGGCGACGTGGGGGAGGTGACCTACGAGGAGGTCACGCTGGTCGAGGCCGGGCGCCACCACGGCTGGCCCTGGCGCGAGGGGGCGGCGGGCTGGCCCCGCTCGAAGTGCCGCGAGACCACGCCGGACGCCGGGGACTGCGTCGAGCCGGCCTACACCTGCCGCCACGGGGCGGCCGCCGGCGGCGTGGACGGCGACTGCACCTCCATCACCGGGGGCGTCTTCCTGCCTGGCCCGCGCTGGCCCGCGCCCTGGCGGGGCCGCTACCTCTTCGCCGACAACGCCAACGGCCGGCTCTGGACGCTGGACGTGGACGCGGCCCGCACCGGGGTGGTGGCGGGCTCGCGGCGCGAGGTGCACCGGATCTCCGGCGGCGCCCCGGTGTCGCTGCGGGTGGGGCCGGACGGCGACGTCTACGCGGCGGTGCTGCCGGGGCGGGTGGTGCGCCTCTCGCCGGCGCCCGCGCCCTGA
- a CDS encoding 4a-hydroxytetrahydrobiopterin dehydratase, translating into MSDPTPLVERRCQACRGGLPRLSPEALALGLRQLPGWSVGQQGTRLARTFTFRDFAAAMSFVVALAAVAEREDHHPDFAVHWNTVEVTLWTHDAGGLTENDLVLAALVSARPEAQAAPAE; encoded by the coding sequence ATGTCCGACCCCACCCCGCTGGTCGAGCGGCGCTGCCAGGCCTGCCGGGGCGGCCTGCCCCGCCTCTCCCCCGAAGCCCTGGCCCTCGGCCTCCGGCAGCTGCCGGGCTGGAGCGTGGGCCAGCAGGGCACCCGGCTGGCGCGCACCTTCACCTTCCGTGACTTCGCCGCGGCCATGTCCTTCGTGGTGGCGCTGGCGGCGGTGGCCGAGCGTGAGGATCACCACCCGGACTTCGCGGTCCACTGGAACACGGTGGAGGTGACCCTCTGGACCCACGACGCCGGCGGCCTCACCGAGAACGACCTGGTGCTGGCGGCGCTGGTGAGCGCGCGCCCGGAGGCCCAGGCCGCCCCGGCTGAATAG
- a CDS encoding cyclic nucleotide-binding domain-containing protein, with product MPAPDVALRAELLERTQWAHEFSFLEIETLAEYLQSRQVKKGLLVFREGDRDGTLFVIAEGKVGIIKSGAKKQDHPIATIGMGHTLGEMALIDGQPRSAGAVAVEDLILLAISRADLDRLSNEHPRLAVKLVLKVAKLLSQRLRQTTSNLADRLG from the coding sequence ATGCCCGCCCCCGACGTCGCCCTGCGCGCCGAGCTGCTCGAGCGGACCCAGTGGGCCCACGAGTTCTCCTTCCTGGAGATCGAGACGCTGGCCGAGTACCTCCAGTCCCGCCAGGTGAAGAAGGGGCTGCTGGTCTTCCGCGAGGGCGACCGCGACGGCACGCTCTTCGTCATCGCCGAGGGCAAGGTCGGCATCATCAAGTCCGGGGCCAAGAAGCAGGACCACCCCATCGCCACCATCGGCATGGGCCACACCCTGGGGGAGATGGCGCTCATCGACGGCCAGCCGCGCTCGGCCGGCGCGGTGGCGGTGGAGGACCTGATCCTGCTGGCCATCTCCCGGGCCGACCTCGACCGGCTCTCCAACGAGCACCCCCGCCTGGCGGTGAAGCTGGTGCTGAAGGTGGCCAAGCTCCTGTCGCAGCGGCTCCGCCAGACCACCAGCAACCTGGCCGACCGCCTGGGCTGA
- a CDS encoding DUF423 domain-containing protein: MDRLLFAAGALSAALGVGAGAFAAHGLKARLGPDLLAVFETGARYQLFHALGMLAAALAAPHLGGRAAAGGWLLLLGTVLFSGSLYLLAVTGVRWLGIVTPFGGVAFIVGWVLLALAALKGGA, translated from the coding sequence ATGGATCGACTCCTCTTCGCCGCCGGCGCCCTCTCCGCCGCCCTGGGCGTGGGCGCGGGCGCCTTCGCCGCGCACGGCCTCAAGGCCCGGCTCGGCCCCGACCTGCTGGCCGTCTTCGAGACCGGGGCCCGCTACCAGCTCTTCCACGCCCTGGGCATGCTGGCGGCGGCGCTGGCGGCCCCGCACCTGGGCGGGCGCGCCGCCGCGGGCGGCTGGCTCCTGCTGCTCGGCACCGTCCTCTTCAGCGGCTCGCTCTACCTGCTGGCGGTGACCGGGGTGCGCTGGCTGGGGATCGTGACCCCCTTCGGCGGCGTGGCCTTCATCGTGGGCTGGGTGCTGCTGGCGCTGGCGGCGCTCAAGGGCGGCGCCTAG